A genomic segment from Ignavibacteriales bacterium encodes:
- a CDS encoding T9SS type A sorting domain-containing protein produces the protein MPSESRAIPTILTVTHKDSLKLPPTPQYEKIIDTGDPECNLIGSGWLTSANPGYWGNTPAYLNPVGDGSAYAEFRPQFPDNAQYEVYGWWVSSFNRCTDTPFIIKHKNGTDTVRVDQVQNGSIWKLIGTYQFSPDTSQKIIISNKGTAGTSATYIVADAIKLVSYDPATPIKEEQNIVPSEFVLYQNYPNPFNPGTKISWQSPVGSWQTLKVYDVLGKEIATLVDEEKPAGKYEVNFNAYKLSSGIYFYTLRSGDIMETKSMLLIK, from the coding sequence ATGCCTTCTGAGTCCAGAGCAATCCCAACAATATTGACTGTTACACATAAAGATTCGTTAAAATTACCTCCAACTCCACAATACGAAAAAATAATTGATACAGGTGATCCTGAATGCAATTTGATAGGAAGCGGATGGTTAACGTCTGCAAATCCGGGTTATTGGGGAAATACACCTGCATATTTAAATCCGGTTGGAGACGGAAGTGCTTACGCTGAATTTCGTCCGCAATTTCCTGATAATGCACAATATGAAGTTTACGGATGGTGGGTTTCATCATTCAATAGATGTACCGATACACCTTTTATCATTAAGCATAAAAATGGAACTGATACTGTAAGAGTTGATCAAGTACAAAACGGATCAATTTGGAAATTGATCGGAACATATCAATTCTCACCAGATACATCTCAAAAAATTATAATTTCAAATAAAGGAACTGCTGGAACATCAGCCACTTATATAGTAGCTGATGCAATAAAATTGGTTTCTTATGATCCTGCTACACCTATTAAAGAAGAACAAAATATTGTTCCATCTGAATTTGTGTTATATCAGAATTATCCGAATCCATTTAATCCGGGTACTAAGATCAGTTGGCAATCGCCAGTGGGAAGCTGGCAAACTTTAAAAGTTTATGATGTGCTTGGAAAAGAAATTGCTACTTTAGTGGATGAAGAAAAGCCTGCAGGGAAATATGAAGTAAATTTTAATGCATATAAACTTTCGAGTGGAATTTATTTCTATACATTACGCTCTGGTGATATAATGGAAACAAAAAGTATGTTGCTGATTAAATAA
- a CDS encoding M48 family metallopeptidase, which yields MPEKIIDIDEVGEVLFTHSSRARHLNITVKPFVGARVSIPIGMSYTSAIRLVTEKKLWVKQHLFKMKEFEKQQTMFDEYSGYCTKHHKLYLRKANRKNISVRLSKEKINVLYPAELKTSSAEVQSAIRIGIERALKIEAKIYLPDRVKMLAVKFNFDYNKLTLKNIKSRWGSCSRKNNINLSTHLMRLPKHLIDYVILHELVHTVHHNHSARFWNLLDKVSGGAKILDKELGKYQISIY from the coding sequence ATGCCTGAAAAAATAATCGATATTGATGAAGTTGGCGAAGTATTGTTTACACACAGCAGTCGTGCACGTCATTTAAATATTACAGTTAAACCATTTGTTGGTGCAAGAGTATCAATTCCAATCGGAATGAGTTATACGAGTGCCATAAGATTAGTGACAGAAAAAAAATTATGGGTAAAGCAACATCTTTTTAAGATGAAAGAGTTTGAAAAGCAACAAACAATGTTTGATGAATACTCGGGTTATTGTACTAAACATCATAAACTATATTTAAGAAAGGCAAATAGAAAAAATATATCAGTAAGATTATCAAAAGAAAAAATAAATGTACTTTATCCTGCAGAACTAAAAACGAGCTCCGCAGAAGTGCAATCAGCAATAAGGATTGGAATTGAGAGAGCATTAAAAATTGAAGCAAAAATTTATCTGCCGGATAGAGTTAAAATGTTAGCTGTAAAATTTAATTTTGATTATAATAAACTAACTTTGAAAAATATTAAATCTAGATGGGGAAGCTGCTCAAGAAAAAATAATATTAACCTGAGTACTCACTTAATGCGTTTGCCTAAACATTTAATTGATTATGTCATCCTTCACGAATTGGTTCATACTGTTCATCACAATCATAGTGCAAGATTTTGGAATTTGCTCGATAAAGTTTCTGGTGGTGCAAAGATATTGGATAAAGAACTAGGTAAATACCAAATTTCAATTTATTAG
- a CDS encoding T9SS type A sorting domain-containing protein yields MRKAIFTFLAIIFTVSIGYSQVTTLWERSQATANMPSWFGTDLTRGLAFGNDHVYIVSRTGGSFVYIYNAATGDSIGTLRTDGISGGTYAVSDVEVSSNGVIFVCNLTTAANSSALKVYKYTTETDSPIVAINYTGVTAARLGDKFTVTGSTADNSIVIWFASANTKELYKFTTVDNGTSFTATVIPLPSLATVASYGSASVGPLSNGDFYYNASGQNAEKFLADGTVIDTVSGSIVATGSNAIRFISTLSSDEYFVTFAYGTGNQNGRIVKIPGGDINLAELVGTTNILGSNANVNGAGDVAIQKVSNYFYNIYVLSTNNGFGAYQVDLRAQLTGDYYIGSAGTGPGGSDPDYPTLEAAFNVINNASITGDCNFFITSDITEPNTAHGLGLAVDPSPNTITFKPFTGVQPVITLQYPVDINSGPSGAFVIGIPSDNNIAWNDLRTTKNIVIDGSNTVGGTTRDLTIQSSLTAQRNAFPITIVGDVSNLIVKNTNIYYKAQGVSTSGNLFVSAVQVRSRNNLSADYVPHDLTFENNHISSNFDGVVQSAQGYGTYQSGTPVPALLPYNITLINNLIEGKRRAVTLYLAGSHDIIGNEIILNQNISTNTTNEAIYAVNVIAGSVINIYDNKISKLFATSFSLANSGNTGISIETAGTYNIYNNFIYGFGFDSSSVAAYLRGIKNSSATATLNLNFNSVYMPNLNYLGSAPINYTGIYLSDGTNNLGNNIVYTVNQSGAPTWVAYCIYRLGTAGTLTSNYNNFYPEDSYVGYWNTADAITLTNWQTASGQDANSKSKVVSFVSATDLHLTGSSIGDLDLAGTPIAGITTDIDGDVRSTTFPYMGADEGLIPLPVELTAFSASYTNGSVLLKWTTATETNNQGFEIQRKSSGDFETLGFVNGNGTTTQTQSYSFIDNEVNNSVYSYRLKQVDYDGTFSYSNVIEVDVTSPLQFELSQNYPNPFNPTTMINYQIAAPVNVNLVVFNMLGEEVAVLLNNQFTEAGTHSVRFDGSSLASGTYIYRLTAGNFVQTKKMMLTK; encoded by the coding sequence ATGCGTAAAGCTATTTTTACTTTTCTAGCAATTATCTTTACTGTGAGTATAGGATACTCACAAGTCACAACACTTTGGGAAAGATCTCAAGCTACTGCAAACATGCCAAGCTGGTTTGGTACTGATCTTACCCGCGGCTTAGCCTTTGGAAATGACCACGTGTATATTGTTAGCCGAACCGGTGGAAGCTTTGTTTATATTTATAATGCGGCAACAGGTGATTCAATTGGTACACTTAGAACTGATGGAATTTCCGGTGGAACTTATGCCGTTAGTGATGTTGAAGTTTCATCAAATGGAGTAATTTTCGTTTGTAATCTAACAACCGCTGCCAACTCAAGTGCCTTAAAAGTTTATAAATATACAACAGAAACAGATTCACCTATTGTTGCAATTAATTATACAGGTGTTACAGCTGCCCGTTTAGGTGATAAATTTACTGTAACCGGCTCAACTGCAGATAATTCAATAGTAATTTGGTTCGCTTCTGCAAATACTAAAGAACTTTATAAGTTTACAACTGTAGATAACGGTACATCATTCACGGCTACTGTAATTCCTCTACCAAGTCTAGCAACTGTAGCTTCTTATGGTAGTGCCTCAGTTGGACCATTATCAAATGGTGACTTTTATTATAATGCAAGTGGACAAAATGCTGAAAAGTTTTTAGCAGACGGAACTGTAATTGATACTGTATCAGGTAGTATTGTTGCAACTGGGTCTAATGCAATTCGTTTTATTAGTACACTTTCTAGCGATGAATATTTTGTAACTTTCGCATATGGGACTGGTAATCAAAATGGTAGAATTGTTAAGATTCCTGGTGGAGATATTAATCTAGCTGAACTTGTTGGGACAACAAATATTCTGGGTTCAAATGCTAATGTAAATGGAGCCGGTGATGTTGCTATTCAAAAAGTGAGTAATTATTTTTATAATATTTATGTGCTCTCAACTAATAATGGTTTCGGTGCTTATCAGGTAGATTTAAGAGCTCAATTAACAGGTGATTACTATATTGGTTCAGCGGGAACAGGTCCTGGTGGATCTGATCCTGATTACCCGACACTAGAGGCAGCTTTTAATGTTATCAATAATGCTAGTATTACAGGTGATTGTAATTTCTTTATAACAAGTGATATTACTGAACCTAATACAGCACACGGACTTGGATTAGCCGTTGACCCCTCCCCAAATACAATCACATTCAAGCCCTTTACAGGTGTTCAACCTGTTATAACTTTACAATATCCTGTTGATATTAATTCAGGTCCTTCCGGTGCATTTGTTATAGGAATTCCTTCAGATAATAATATAGCCTGGAATGATTTACGCACCACTAAAAATATAGTTATCGATGGATCAAATACAGTTGGTGGAACTACAAGAGATCTAACTATTCAATCTTCACTTACAGCTCAGAGAAATGCTTTCCCCATCACTATTGTTGGTGACGTTTCCAACCTGATAGTTAAGAACACTAACATTTATTATAAAGCTCAAGGCGTCAGCACCTCAGGAAATCTTTTTGTTAGCGCTGTACAAGTTAGATCTAGAAATAATTTAAGTGCAGATTATGTACCGCATGATTTAACATTTGAGAACAATCATATAAGTTCCAATTTTGACGGCGTAGTTCAGAGTGCACAAGGTTATGGAACATATCAAAGTGGAACACCAGTGCCTGCACTTCTTCCATATAATATTACCTTAATAAATAACTTGATAGAAGGTAAAAGAAGAGCAGTTACACTTTATCTTGCTGGCAGCCATGATATAATTGGTAATGAAATAATTCTTAATCAAAATATTTCTACTAATACAACTAACGAGGCTATTTACGCAGTTAACGTTATTGCGGGTTCAGTAATAAATATTTATGACAATAAAATTTCTAAATTATTTGCAACATCTTTTAGTTTAGCAAACAGCGGTAACACCGGTATAAGTATAGAAACCGCAGGCACTTATAATATTTATAATAATTTTATTTATGGATTTGGCTTTGATAGTTCAAGTGTTGCTGCTTATTTAAGAGGGATAAAAAATTCCTCAGCAACGGCCACACTCAACCTTAACTTCAATTCAGTTTACATGCCAAATCTTAACTATTTAGGTTCAGCTCCAATAAATTATACAGGTATCTATTTATCCGATGGAACCAATAATTTAGGCAACAATATTGTCTATACTGTTAATCAATCCGGTGCACCAACTTGGGTAGCTTATTGTATTTATAGATTAGGTACTGCCGGTACTTTAACTTCTAATTACAATAATTTTTACCCTGAGGATAGTTATGTTGGTTATTGGAATACTGCTGATGCTATTACATTAACTAACTGGCAAACTGCATCAGGACAAGATGCTAATTCAAAATCAAAAGTAGTTTCTTTTGTCTCTGCAACTGATCTACATTTAACTGGTTCTTCCATTGGAGATTTAGACCTTGCCGGTACTCCAATAGCTGGAATTACAACTGACATTGATGGTGATGTTAGAAGTACAACATTCCCATATATGGGCGCTGATGAAGGTTTAATTCCACTTCCTGTTGAATTGACTGCATTTAGTGCAAGCTATACTAATGGCAGCGTTTTATTAAAATGGACGACTGCGACTGAAACAAATAACCAGGGATTTGAAATCCAGAGAAAATCTTCTGGTGATTTTGAAACGCTAGGGTTTGTAAATGGTAACGGAACAACTACACAAACACAATCTTATAGTTTTATAGATAACGAAGTTAATAACTCTGTTTACAGCTATAGATTAAAACAAGTGGATTATGATGGAACATTCTCATATTCAAATGTAATTGAAGTTGATGTAACATCTCCATTGCAATTTGAACTCTCACAGAATTATCCAAATCCATTTAATCCAACAACGATGATAAATTATCAGATTGCTGCCCCTGTTAATGTAAACTTAGTTGTGTTTAATATGCTGGGTGAAGAAGTTGCAGTTCTGTTGAACAATCAGTTTACAGAAGCAGGAACACATAGTGTTAGATTTGATGGATCAAGTCTTGCAAGCGGAACTTATATTTACAGATTAACTGCTGGTAATTTTGTTCAGACAAAGAAAATGATGCTTACAAAATAG
- a CDS encoding C39 family peptidase, translating to MNIKTYTTNLVLLLTIFPCFLSAQNYSDQLYVSRIDSIYQNIETNVGMTLSPDGKSIVLQDGINDGYIILKPQYSQSPFNEGLPSWNGSAADANNGFRVQMRFPYNGSWSPWLTVGYWKNNIYGTYSKPIYGGGYIDYDNVKLNDYQNEWQFKVIMRRTSSSQPSPSIYKLSFFVSDDMTTDSVNITSIVNDSPAAIFIPTTFIYQYGVDPGIGGDICSPTSVAMILKSYNIDVDPRQFAIDNYDTNFGMFGIWPRVVQNAAEYGLDGAVTRYRTWSEAREVLANGGRISMSVGPPLYTGHLMMLAGFTTDGRPIVHDPAKSNGYSYIFNKTSLSQSWFNKGGIAYTFYFPDSVTVPVENPNQAMVADDYQLLQNYPNPFNPNTNISFSIPQAGLTKLTVYDILGNEIAVLIDDFLNSGYYTTSFNASDLSSGVYIYRIQTENFVKVKQMILLK from the coding sequence ATGAACATAAAAACTTATACTACCAATTTGGTTTTGCTCCTCACTATATTTCCTTGTTTTTTGTCCGCACAAAATTATTCGGATCAACTTTACGTCTCACGCATTGATTCAATTTATCAGAACATAGAAACTAATGTTGGAATGACTCTTAGTCCCGACGGTAAAAGTATTGTGCTGCAAGATGGTATAAATGATGGGTATATTATATTAAAACCTCAATATTCTCAATCACCTTTTAATGAAGGGTTGCCATCATGGAATGGAAGTGCGGCTGACGCTAACAATGGTTTTAGAGTTCAGATGCGATTTCCATATAATGGTAGCTGGTCACCATGGTTAACTGTTGGATATTGGAAAAACAATATATACGGAACTTATTCAAAACCAATTTACGGCGGTGGATATATAGATTATGATAATGTAAAATTAAATGATTATCAAAATGAATGGCAATTTAAAGTAATTATGAGACGTACTTCATCCTCACAACCATCACCTAGTATCTATAAATTAAGTTTTTTTGTAAGTGATGATATGACAACGGATTCAGTTAATATTACTAGTATTGTTAACGATAGTCCTGCAGCCATTTTCATTCCCACAACTTTTATCTATCAGTACGGTGTTGACCCTGGAATTGGCGGGGATATTTGTTCGCCAACATCCGTAGCGATGATTTTAAAAAGTTATAATATTGATGTTGACCCTCGCCAATTTGCAATTGATAATTACGATACAAATTTTGGAATGTTTGGTATCTGGCCAAGGGTTGTGCAAAATGCTGCAGAGTATGGTTTAGATGGAGCGGTTACTCGTTATAGAACCTGGAGTGAAGCAAGAGAAGTACTTGCAAATGGCGGCAGAATCTCTATGTCAGTTGGACCTCCGCTTTACACGGGTCATTTAATGATGCTTGCTGGATTTACAACTGATGGAAGACCAATCGTGCATGATCCTGCAAAATCAAATGGTTATTCTTATATCTTTAATAAAACATCGTTGTCGCAATCGTGGTTTAATAAAGGAGGCATTGCATACACTTTTTATTTTCCGGACAGCGTTACTGTACCTGTAGAAAATCCAAATCAAGCTATGGTTGCTGATGATTATCAGCTTTTACAGAATTATCCAAATCCATTTAATCCAAATACAAACATTTCATTTTCAATTCCACAGGCAGGATTGACGAAACTTACAGTTTATGATATTCTTGGAAATGAAATAGCAGTTTTAATTGATGATTTTCTTAACTCAGGATATTATACAACATCATTTAACGCTTCAGATTTATCAAGTGGTGTATATATATATAGGATTCAAACAGAAAATTTTGTTAAAGTTAAACAGATGATATTATTAAAGTAA